Proteins from a genomic interval of Pantoea deleyi:
- the barA gene encoding two-component sensor histidine kinase BarA, which translates to MTKYSLRARMMILILAPVLMVGLLLSSFFVVHRYNELQRQVIDAGANIIEPLAISSEYSMTWHNRDAMRELVSLLHRRHSGIVRAISVFDNHNQLYATSNHKQNLSLQQQADISALPDDVSMERHGSLLILRTPITSERYDADELPEEDAKPSGNPLGYVAIELDLQSVRLQQYKEVFVATLMLLFCLCLAMLFAYRLMRDVTGPIRNMVTTVDRIRRGQLDSRVEGYMLGELSILKNGINAMAMSLTAYHEEMQHNIDQATYDLRETLEQLEIQNVELDLAKKRAQEAARIKSEFLANMSHELRTPLNGVLGFTRQMLKTQLRTTQRDYMQTIERSANNLLSIINDVLDFSKLEAGKLMLEAIPFPLRATLDETLVLLAPSAHEKGLELTVVCDSSVPDNVIGDALRLQQILINLIGNAIKFTEQGYVGLRVGQRVITQSRVELEIQVEDSGIGISEQQQTQLFQAFRQADASISRRHGGTGLGLVITQKLVREMGGDITFSSQPDQGSTFVIRVQLDLNPNAPGMPRVLEALSHARIAYVEADTIVASAALEMLSATPLQIDYSETLEGLKEAHYPLLLMAMPVDVSQPELLSERRINALLERADNVLMALPSPMMLLADELKVRGIDGCIAKPISLTRLLPMLLDLHTRQMSELPLSPRLPLTVMAVDDNPANLKLIGALLEEQVQNILLCSNAEHAIREARQHALDVILMDIQMPDIDGIRASEIIRTLPHHASTPIVAVTAHAIDGEREQLIKAGMNDYLAKPIDESKLRQLLARYTPPPVVPVPELPAILPTLDWQLALRQAANKPDLARDLLRMLLEFLPEVHAKIAQFMADNDLSALREIIHKLHGSASYSGVPRMKQLCHQLEKELPEVSDIVALEPELLELQDEMENVAREARQLLGMT; encoded by the coding sequence ATGACCAAATACAGCCTGCGGGCGCGAATGATGATTTTAATTCTGGCACCCGTGCTGATGGTTGGCCTGCTGCTCAGCTCATTTTTTGTGGTGCACCGCTACAACGAGCTGCAGCGCCAGGTCATCGATGCCGGGGCCAACATCATCGAACCGCTGGCGATCTCCAGCGAATACAGCATGACCTGGCACAACCGGGATGCCATGCGCGAACTGGTCAGCCTGCTGCATCGCCGCCATTCGGGGATCGTCCGGGCGATCTCGGTATTTGATAACCATAACCAGCTCTACGCCACTTCCAATCACAAGCAGAACCTCAGCCTGCAGCAGCAGGCTGACATCAGCGCCCTGCCCGATGATGTCTCAATGGAGCGTCACGGCAGCCTGCTGATTCTGCGCACCCCGATTACCAGCGAGCGCTACGACGCGGATGAGCTTCCCGAGGAGGACGCCAAACCCTCGGGCAATCCGCTGGGCTACGTGGCGATAGAGCTGGATCTGCAGTCGGTGCGTCTCCAGCAGTATAAAGAGGTGTTTGTCGCCACCCTGATGCTGCTCTTCTGTCTCTGCCTCGCCATGCTGTTCGCCTACCGTCTGATGCGCGACGTCACCGGGCCGATCCGCAATATGGTCACCACCGTTGACCGCATCCGGCGTGGCCAGCTCGACAGCCGCGTAGAGGGCTACATGCTGGGTGAACTCAGCATTCTCAAGAACGGCATCAACGCGATGGCGATGTCGCTCACCGCCTATCACGAAGAGATGCAGCACAATATTGATCAGGCGACTTACGACCTGCGCGAAACGCTGGAGCAGCTGGAGATTCAGAACGTGGAGCTGGATCTGGCGAAGAAGCGCGCCCAGGAAGCGGCGCGCATCAAGTCGGAGTTTCTGGCCAATATGTCCCATGAGCTGCGCACGCCGCTGAACGGGGTGCTGGGCTTCACCCGGCAGATGCTGAAGACCCAGCTGCGCACGACCCAGCGTGACTACATGCAGACCATCGAACGCTCGGCCAACAACCTGCTCAGCATTATCAACGACGTGCTCGATTTCTCGAAGCTGGAAGCGGGCAAGCTGATGCTGGAGGCGATCCCCTTCCCGCTGCGCGCCACGCTGGATGAGACGCTGGTGCTGCTCGCCCCCTCGGCGCATGAAAAGGGGCTGGAGCTGACGGTCGTGTGTGACAGCAGCGTGCCGGACAACGTGATTGGCGATGCGCTGCGCCTGCAGCAGATCCTGATTAACCTGATCGGCAACGCGATTAAGTTTACCGAGCAGGGGTATGTGGGCCTGCGCGTCGGGCAGCGTGTGATCACCCAGTCGCGCGTCGAGCTGGAGATTCAGGTAGAGGACAGCGGCATCGGCATCTCTGAACAGCAGCAGACCCAGCTGTTCCAGGCGTTCCGTCAGGCTGATGCCAGCATTTCGCGCCGCCACGGCGGAACCGGGCTGGGGCTGGTCATCACTCAGAAACTGGTGCGGGAGATGGGCGGCGATATTACCTTCAGCAGCCAGCCGGATCAGGGATCGACCTTTGTGATTCGCGTGCAGCTCGACCTTAACCCGAACGCGCCGGGGATGCCTCGCGTCCTGGAGGCGCTGTCGCACGCGCGCATCGCCTACGTGGAGGCGGACACCATCGTGGCCAGCGCGGCGCTGGAGATGCTGAGCGCCACGCCGCTGCAGATCGACTACAGCGAAACGCTGGAAGGATTGAAAGAGGCGCACTATCCGCTGCTGCTGATGGCGATGCCGGTCGATGTCAGCCAGCCTGAACTGCTCAGTGAGAGAAGAATCAACGCGCTGCTGGAGCGGGCAGATAACGTGCTGATGGCGCTGCCGAGTCCGATGATGCTGCTGGCCGATGAGCTGAAAGTGCGCGGCATTGATGGTTGCATCGCGAAGCCGATCTCCCTGACGCGCCTGCTGCCCATGTTGCTGGATCTGCACACCCGGCAGATGAGCGAACTGCCGCTCTCTCCCCGTCTGCCGCTGACGGTGATGGCGGTGGATGATAACCCCGCCAACCTCAAGCTGATTGGCGCGCTGCTGGAGGAGCAGGTGCAGAATATCCTGCTGTGCAGCAACGCCGAACACGCCATCCGGGAGGCGCGCCAGCATGCGCTGGATGTGATCCTGATGGATATTCAGATGCCTGATATTGATGGCATCCGCGCCAGCGAAATCATCCGCACCCTGCCGCATCACGCCAGTACGCCGATCGTGGCAGTCACTGCGCACGCCATCGATGGTGAACGTGAGCAGTTGATCAAGGCCGGCATGAACGACTATCTCGCCAAGCCCATCGATGAGAGCAAGTTAAGACAGCTGCTGGCGCGCTATACGCCGCCGCCAGTGGTGCCGGTGCCGGAACTGCCTGCCATTTTACCGACGCTGGACTGGCAGCTGGCGCTGCGACAGGCGGCTAACAAGCCCGACCTGGCGCGCGATCTGCTGCGGATGCTGCTGGAGTTTTTGCCGGAAGTGCACGCGAAGATCGCGCAGTTTATGGCGGATAACGACCTCAGCGCCCTGCGCGAAATCATTCATAAGCTGCATGGCAGTGCCAGCTACAGCGGCGTGCCGCGCATGAAGCAGCTCTGCCATCAGCTGGAGAAAGAGCTGCCTGAAGTCAGCGATATCGTGGCGCTGGAGCCGGAACTGCTGGAGTTGCAGGATGAGATGGAGAACGTCGCCAGAGAAGCCCGGCAGCTGCTGGGCATGACGTAA
- the rlmD gene encoding 23S rRNA (uracil(1939)-C(5))-methyltransferase RlmD, with protein MAQFYVAKQRVTTQQRITVTIDELDPFGQGVARHKGKTLFVTGALPGEQAEVTLTEDKRQFARAKVTRLLSRSPARVTPPCPHYERCGGCQQQHADVALQQQSKAQALSRMLSQAADQTVPVDEIIAGAPWGYRRRARLGLQWHNKAQRLQMGFRQAASNDLVDVQHCPVLVPELEALLVPLHHCLSGLRAVRRLGHVDLVLADNGPLMILRHLDALHADDREKLEQFSHEHQLMLFLDAGEDALTALQTSTPFYHAHQLKLTFSPQDFIQVNDGVNQQMVATAISWLDLQPEDRVLDLFCGMGNFTLPIGIFVQNVVGVEGIAALVRQAAYNADLNNLKNVSFFQHNLEEEVSRQPWAAQGFNKVLLDPARAGAAGVMAHVVKLAPERVVYVSCNPTTLARDSQTLLSAGYQLERVAMLDMFPHTRHLESMVLFRKT; from the coding sequence ATGGCGCAATTTTACGTTGCAAAACAGCGCGTGACGACGCAACAGCGCATCACCGTCACCATCGATGAGCTTGACCCGTTCGGGCAGGGCGTGGCGCGCCACAAGGGCAAAACCCTGTTTGTTACGGGCGCTCTGCCGGGTGAACAGGCGGAGGTCACGCTGACAGAGGATAAACGTCAATTTGCCCGGGCGAAAGTGACACGACTGCTCAGCCGCAGTCCGGCACGTGTGACGCCACCCTGTCCGCACTATGAACGCTGCGGCGGCTGCCAGCAGCAGCATGCGGACGTGGCGCTCCAGCAGCAGAGCAAAGCCCAGGCGCTGAGCCGGATGCTGAGCCAGGCCGCAGACCAGACTGTTCCGGTCGACGAGATCATCGCCGGGGCGCCCTGGGGTTATCGCCGCCGCGCCCGGCTGGGCCTGCAGTGGCACAACAAGGCGCAGCGGCTGCAGATGGGATTCCGGCAGGCGGCCAGCAACGATCTGGTCGATGTGCAGCACTGCCCTGTTCTGGTGCCCGAACTTGAGGCATTGCTGGTTCCGCTGCACCACTGCCTCAGCGGGCTGCGGGCGGTGCGTCGGCTCGGTCATGTGGATCTGGTGCTGGCCGACAATGGCCCGCTGATGATCCTGCGCCATCTTGATGCGCTCCATGCGGACGATCGTGAAAAACTGGAACAGTTTTCGCATGAGCACCAGCTGATGCTGTTTCTGGACGCGGGCGAGGATGCGCTGACCGCCCTGCAGACATCGACGCCGTTTTATCATGCGCATCAGCTTAAGCTAACCTTTAGTCCACAGGATTTTATTCAGGTTAACGATGGCGTGAATCAGCAGATGGTGGCGACAGCCATAAGTTGGCTCGATCTGCAGCCCGAAGACCGGGTGCTGGATCTCTTTTGCGGCATGGGAAACTTCACACTTCCTATAGGAATCTTCGTACAAAATGTCGTAGGTGTGGAGGGGATTGCAGCATTAGTGCGGCAGGCAGCGTATAATGCTGATCTGAATAATCTTAAAAATGTCAGTTTCTTTCAGCATAATCTGGAAGAAGAGGTGTCGCGCCAGCCGTGGGCGGCACAGGGATTTAACAAGGTATTACTCGATCCGGCACGCGCCGGGGCTGCGGGCGTTATGGCGCATGTGGTTAAACTTGCACCAGAGCGCGTGGTCTATGTTTCGTGTAATCCCACCACACTCGCCCGCGACAGCCAGACATTGCTGTCGGCGGGCTACCAATTGGAAAGGGTCGCGATGCTGGATATGTTCCCCCATACCCGTCATCTCGAATCCATGGTGCTGTTCAGAAAAACATAA
- the relA gene encoding GTP diphosphokinase, producing the protein MVAVRSAHLNTEGDFALDQWIASLGIANPQSCQRVAETWRYCEAQTQDHPDQSLLLWRGIEMVEILSMLSMDIESLCAALIFPLANDEVVSEEELETAVGKGIVSLVHGVRDMDAIRQLKAIHNDSMASEQVDNVRRMLLAMVEDFRCVVLKLAERIMNLREMKDAPEDERVLAAKESTNIYAPLANRLGIGQLKWELEDYCFRYLHPDEYKRIAKLLHERRIDREQYIDNFVNNLRKEMAKEGVRAEVYGRPKHIYSIWRKMQKKSLAFDELFDVRAVRIVADRLQDCYGALGTVHTLYRHLPSEFDDYVANPKPNGYQSIHTVVLGPQGKTVEIQIRTRQMHEDAELGVAAHWKYKEGPTSSSARGAAGHEERIAWLRKLISWQEEMADSGELLEEVRSQVFDDRVYVFTPKGDVVDLPAGSTPLDFAYHIHSDIGHRCIGAKIGGRIVPFTYQLQMGDQVEVITQKQPNPSRDWLNPNLGYITTSRGRSKIHNWFRKQDRDKNIVAGRQILDNELNQLDISLREAEKLLLPRYNVTSLEELLAAIGGGDIRLNQMVNFLQAKLNKPSAEEEDREALRQLTQKAHTPSARKESGRVVVEGVGNLMHHIARCCQPIPGDDIVGFITQGRGISIHRADCDQLAELISHAPERIVDAVWGESYSSGYSLVVRVTANDRSGLLRDITTILANEKVNVLGVSSRSDTRKQLATIDMDIEIYNHQVLGRVLARLNQVSDIIDARRLH; encoded by the coding sequence ATGGTTGCGGTCAGAAGTGCGCATTTAAATACCGAGGGAGATTTCGCCCTCGACCAGTGGATCGCCAGTCTCGGTATTGCCAACCCGCAATCATGTCAACGCGTTGCCGAGACCTGGCGCTACTGTGAAGCGCAGACGCAGGACCATCCCGATCAGTCGCTGCTGCTGTGGCGCGGCATCGAGATGGTGGAAATCCTCTCGATGCTCAGCATGGATATCGAAAGCCTCTGTGCGGCGCTGATCTTCCCGCTGGCTAACGATGAAGTGGTGAGCGAAGAGGAGCTGGAAACCGCGGTCGGTAAAGGCATCGTCTCGCTGGTCCACGGCGTGCGCGACATGGACGCCATCCGCCAGCTGAAAGCCATCCATAACGACTCCATGGCATCTGAACAGGTGGATAATGTCCGCCGTATGCTGCTGGCGATGGTGGAAGATTTCCGCTGCGTGGTGCTGAAGCTGGCCGAACGCATCATGAACCTGCGCGAAATGAAAGATGCGCCGGAAGATGAGCGGGTGCTGGCCGCCAAAGAGAGCACCAATATCTATGCGCCCCTGGCCAACCGGCTGGGGATCGGCCAGCTCAAATGGGAGCTGGAAGATTACTGCTTCCGCTACCTCCATCCCGACGAATACAAGCGCATCGCGAAGCTACTGCATGAGCGGCGGATTGACCGTGAGCAGTACATCGACAATTTCGTCAATAATCTGCGTAAAGAGATGGCCAAAGAGGGTGTCCGCGCCGAAGTCTATGGCCGTCCGAAACATATCTACAGCATCTGGCGCAAGATGCAGAAGAAGTCGCTGGCCTTCGACGAGCTGTTTGACGTGCGGGCGGTGCGCATCGTGGCCGACCGCCTGCAGGACTGTTACGGCGCGCTGGGTACGGTGCATACGCTCTATCGCCATCTGCCCAGCGAGTTCGACGATTATGTCGCGAACCCCAAGCCCAACGGCTATCAGTCGATTCACACCGTGGTGTTAGGGCCGCAGGGCAAAACGGTGGAGATCCAGATCCGTACCCGCCAGATGCACGAAGACGCCGAGCTGGGCGTGGCGGCGCACTGGAAATATAAAGAGGGCCCGACCTCCAGCAGTGCGCGCGGTGCGGCCGGTCACGAAGAGCGTATCGCCTGGCTGCGTAAGCTCATCAGCTGGCAGGAGGAGATGGCCGACTCCGGCGAGCTGCTGGAAGAGGTCCGCAGTCAGGTGTTTGATGACCGGGTCTACGTCTTTACCCCGAAAGGTGACGTGGTGGATCTGCCTGCGGGCTCGACCCCGCTCGACTTTGCCTACCATATTCACAGCGACATCGGTCACCGCTGCATCGGCGCAAAAATCGGTGGCCGCATCGTGCCGTTCACCTATCAGTTGCAGATGGGTGACCAGGTCGAAGTCATCACGCAGAAGCAGCCGAACCCGAGCCGCGACTGGCTCAACCCGAATCTGGGCTATATCACCACCAGCCGCGGACGGTCGAAGATCCATAACTGGTTCCGCAAGCAGGATCGCGACAAAAACATTGTCGCCGGCCGCCAGATTCTCGACAACGAGCTGAACCAGCTGGATATCAGCCTGCGCGAAGCGGAAAAATTGCTGCTGCCGCGCTACAACGTGACCTCGCTGGAGGAGCTACTGGCGGCGATCGGCGGCGGTGATATTCGCCTCAACCAGATGGTTAACTTCCTGCAGGCGAAGCTGAACAAGCCGAGCGCCGAAGAGGAAGATCGCGAAGCGCTGCGTCAGCTGACCCAGAAGGCGCATACGCCTTCGGCCCGCAAAGAGAGCGGACGTGTCGTGGTAGAGGGCGTGGGCAATCTGATGCACCACATCGCCCGCTGCTGCCAGCCGATACCCGGCGATGACATCGTTGGCTTTATCACTCAGGGCCGCGGGATCTCGATTCACCGCGCCGACTGTGACCAGCTGGCGGAGCTTATCTCCCATGCGCCGGAACGTATCGTCGATGCGGTGTGGGGCGAAAGCTACTCCAGCGGCTACTCGCTGGTGGTGCGCGTCACCGCCAACGATCGCAGCGGTTTACTGCGCGATATCACGACGATTCTCGCCAACGAGAAGGTCAATGTTCTGGGCGTCTCAAGCCGCAGCGACACCCGCAAGCAGCTGGCGACCATCGACATGGATATCGAAATCTACAACCATCAGGTCCTGGGACGGGTGCTGGCGCGCCTGAATCAGGTCTCTGATATCATCGACGCCCGTCGCCTGCACTGA
- the mazG gene encoding nucleoside triphosphate pyrophosphohydrolase — MNATDRLLGIMKTLRDPQQGCPWDREQTFASIAPYTLEETYEVLDAIQREDFEDLRGELGDLLFQVVFYAQMASEQDRFNFEDICHAISDKLERRHPHIFSDATAETSHEVLKNWEAIKTAERADKAQHSALDDIPKALPALMRAHKIQKRCHNVGFDWSTLGPVVAKVHEEIDEVMHEAQQSVVDSEKLEEEIGDLLFATVNLSRHLGSKAETALQKANDKFERRFRQVEAIITAQGLAMPGATLEQMEAAWQQVKSDEKR, encoded by the coding sequence ATGAACGCTACTGATCGCCTGCTTGGCATCATGAAAACCCTGCGCGACCCGCAGCAGGGCTGTCCGTGGGATCGCGAACAGACCTTTGCCTCCATCGCCCCCTATACGCTGGAAGAGACGTATGAAGTGCTGGATGCCATTCAGCGCGAAGATTTTGAGGATCTGCGCGGTGAGCTGGGCGATCTGCTGTTTCAGGTGGTGTTTTATGCGCAGATGGCGAGCGAACAGGATCGCTTCAACTTTGAGGATATCTGTCACGCCATCAGCGACAAGCTGGAGCGCCGTCATCCGCACATCTTTAGCGATGCCACGGCTGAAACCAGCCATGAGGTGCTGAAAAACTGGGAAGCGATTAAAACCGCTGAACGGGCGGACAAAGCCCAGCACTCGGCGCTGGATGATATCCCGAAAGCGCTGCCCGCGCTGATGCGCGCCCACAAGATTCAGAAGCGCTGCCACAATGTCGGCTTCGACTGGAGCACGCTGGGGCCGGTGGTGGCGAAGGTGCACGAAGAGATCGATGAGGTGATGCACGAGGCGCAGCAGAGCGTAGTGGACAGCGAGAAGCTGGAGGAGGAGATTGGCGACCTGCTGTTTGCGACGGTGAACCTGTCGCGGCATCTGGGCAGCAAAGCGGAAACCGCGCTGCAGAAAGCCAACGACAAATTCGAGCGCCGGTTCCGTCAGGTTGAGGCGATCATCACGGCGCAGGGGCTGGCGATGCCGGGCGCGACGCTGGAGCAGATGGAAGCCGCCTGGCAGCAGGTGAAATCAGACGAGAAGCGCTGA
- the pyrG gene encoding glutamine hydrolyzing CTP synthase, with the protein MTTNYIFVTGGVVSSLGKGIAAASLAAILEARGLNVTIMKLDPYINVDPGTMSPTQHGEVFVTDDGAETDLDLGHYERFIRTKMSRRNNFTTGRIYSEVLRKERRGDYLGATIQVIPHITNAIKERIIEGGEGHDVVLVEIGGTVGDIESLPFLEAIRQMAVDVGREHTMYMHLTLVPYMAAAGEVKTKPTQHSVKELLSIGIQPDVLICRSDRAVPANERGKIALFCNVPEKAVISLKDVDSIYKIPGMLKSQGLDDYICKRFNLNAPEANLAEWEQVIYEEANPGGEVTIGMVGKYVELPDAYKSVIEALKHGGLKNRVTVNIKLIDSQDVESRGVELLKDLDAILIPGGFGYRGVEGKLMTAQYARENNVPYLGICLGMQVALMEFARNVAGMPGANSTEFVPDCKYPVVALITEWRDEDGNVEVRSEQSDLGGTMRLGSQQCQLTPGSQVRQLYGSDTIVERHRHRYEVNNMLLKQIEAAGLRVAGRSGDDQLVEIIEIPNHPWFVACQFHPEFTSTPRDGHPLFAGFVKAAHEHQKRLAK; encoded by the coding sequence ATGACAACGAATTATATTTTTGTGACCGGCGGGGTCGTTTCCTCTCTGGGTAAAGGCATTGCCGCAGCCTCCCTCGCAGCCATTCTCGAAGCCCGTGGTCTGAACGTGACCATCATGAAGCTGGACCCGTATATCAACGTGGATCCAGGCACCATGAGCCCGACGCAGCACGGTGAAGTGTTCGTCACCGACGACGGCGCCGAAACCGATCTGGATTTGGGTCACTATGAGCGCTTCATCCGCACCAAAATGTCGCGCCGTAACAACTTCACCACTGGCCGTATCTACTCAGAAGTCCTGCGCAAAGAGCGCCGTGGCGACTATCTGGGCGCCACCATTCAGGTTATCCCGCACATCACCAACGCCATCAAAGAGCGCATCATTGAAGGCGGCGAAGGGCACGATGTGGTGCTGGTCGAAATCGGCGGCACGGTAGGGGATATCGAATCGCTGCCGTTCCTGGAAGCGATTCGCCAGATGGCCGTCGACGTGGGCCGCGAACACACCATGTATATGCACCTGACGCTGGTGCCGTACATGGCGGCGGCGGGTGAAGTGAAAACCAAACCGACCCAGCACTCGGTAAAAGAGCTGCTGTCGATTGGTATCCAGCCTGACGTGCTGATTTGCCGTTCCGATCGCGCCGTTCCGGCCAACGAACGCGGCAAAATTGCGCTGTTCTGTAACGTCCCTGAAAAAGCGGTTATCTCGCTGAAAGACGTCGATTCCATCTATAAGATCCCGGGCATGCTGAAATCGCAGGGCCTGGATGACTATATCTGCAAGCGTTTCAACCTGAACGCACCGGAAGCCAACCTGGCCGAGTGGGAGCAGGTGATCTACGAAGAAGCCAATCCGGGTGGTGAAGTGACCATCGGTATGGTGGGCAAATATGTTGAGCTGCCTGACGCCTACAAATCTGTGATTGAAGCGCTGAAGCATGGCGGCCTGAAAAACCGTGTGACCGTTAACATCAAGCTGATCGATTCGCAGGATGTTGAATCACGCGGTGTCGAATTACTGAAAGATCTGGATGCGATTCTGATCCCGGGTGGCTTCGGTTACCGTGGCGTGGAAGGCAAGCTGATGACCGCGCAGTACGCCCGTGAAAACAACGTACCTTACCTCGGCATCTGCCTGGGAATGCAGGTCGCGCTGATGGAGTTTGCCCGCAACGTGGCCGGGATGCCGGGCGCCAACTCCACGGAATTTGTGCCAGACTGTAAATACCCGGTGGTGGCGTTAATCACCGAATGGCGTGACGAAGATGGCAACGTCGAAGTCCGCAGCGAGCAGAGCGATCTGGGCGGCACCATGCGTCTGGGCAGCCAGCAGTGTCAGTTAACGCCGGGCAGCCAGGTTCGTCAGCTCTACGGCTCTGACACCATCGTTGAGCGCCATCGCCACCGTTACGAAGTCAACAATATGCTGTTAAAGCAGATTGAAGCAGCCGGTCTGCGTGTGGCGGGACGTTCTGGCGACGATCAGCTGGTCGAGATCATTGAGATCCCGAACCACCCCTGGTTTGTAGCCTGCCAGTTCCACCCGGAGTTTACCTCGACCCCGCGCGACGGCCATCCGTTGTTTGCCGGCTTTGTGAAAGCCGCGCATGAGCATCAGAAGCGTTTAGCGAAGTAA
- the eno gene encoding phosphopyruvate hydratase, whose amino-acid sequence MSKIVKVIGREIIDSRGNPTVEAEVHLEGGFVGLAAAPSGASTGSREALELRDGDKSRFLGKGVTKAVAAVNGPIAEAVKGKDAKDQANIDKIMIDLDGTENKSNFGANAILAVSLAAAKAAAASKGQALYEHIAELNGTPGKYSMPLPMMNIINGGEHADNNVDIQEFMIQPVGASNVKEAIRMGSEVFHNLAKVLKSKGMSTAVGDEGGYAPNLGSNAEALAVIAEAVKAAGYELGKDITLAMDCAASEFYKDGKYVLAGEGGKAYTSEEFTHFLEDLTKQYPIVSIEDGLDESDWDGFAYQTKVLGDKIQLVGDDLFVTNTKILKEGIEKGIANSILIKFNQIGSLTETLAAIKMAKDAGYTAVISHRSGETEDATIADLAVGTAAGQIKTGSMSRSDRVAKYNQLIRIEEALGSKAPFNGLKEVKGQ is encoded by the coding sequence ATGTCCAAAATCGTAAAAGTCATCGGTCGCGAAATTATCGACTCACGTGGTAACCCGACTGTTGAAGCTGAAGTGCATCTGGAAGGCGGTTTCGTCGGCCTGGCGGCTGCGCCATCAGGTGCGTCTACCGGTTCACGCGAAGCGCTGGAACTGCGTGACGGTGACAAATCACGTTTCCTGGGCAAAGGCGTAACTAAAGCCGTTGCAGCAGTAAACGGTCCGATTGCTGAAGCGGTAAAAGGCAAAGACGCGAAAGATCAGGCGAACATCGACAAGATCATGATCGACCTGGACGGTACTGAGAACAAATCTAACTTCGGCGCTAACGCCATTCTGGCTGTTTCGCTGGCCGCGGCGAAAGCCGCTGCAGCCTCTAAAGGTCAGGCGCTGTATGAGCACATCGCTGAACTGAACGGCACCCCAGGTAAATACTCTATGCCTCTGCCAATGATGAACATCATCAACGGTGGCGAACATGCCGACAACAACGTCGACATCCAGGAATTCATGATCCAGCCGGTTGGCGCGTCAAACGTTAAAGAAGCCATCCGTATGGGTTCTGAAGTGTTCCACAACCTGGCAAAAGTGCTGAAAAGCAAAGGCATGAGCACCGCTGTCGGTGACGAAGGCGGCTACGCACCAAACCTGGGTTCCAACGCCGAAGCGCTGGCCGTTATCGCAGAAGCGGTAAAAGCAGCGGGCTACGAGCTGGGCAAAGACATCACCCTGGCAATGGACTGTGCGGCATCTGAGTTCTACAAAGATGGCAAATACGTTCTGGCCGGTGAAGGCGGTAAAGCTTACACCTCAGAAGAGTTCACCCACTTCCTGGAAGATCTGACTAAACAGTATCCGATCGTCTCTATCGAAGATGGCCTGGACGAATCTGACTGGGACGGCTTCGCTTACCAGACCAAAGTCCTGGGCGACAAAATTCAGCTGGTGGGTGACGACCTGTTCGTAACCAACACCAAAATCCTGAAAGAAGGTATCGAAAAAGGTATCGCTAACTCCATCCTGATCAAGTTCAACCAGATCGGTTCTCTGACCGAAACCCTGGCTGCGATCAAAATGGCGAAAGATGCAGGCTACACCGCTGTGATCTCTCACCGTTCAGGCGAAACTGAAGACGCGACCATCGCTGACCTGGCGGTCGGTACCGCTGCAGGCCAGATCAAAACCGGTTCAATGAGCCGTTCTGACCGTGTTGCTAAGTACAACCAGCTGATCCGTATCGAAGAAGCGCTGGGTTCTAAAGCGCCATTCAACGGTCTGAAAGAAGTTAAAGGTCAGTAA
- the queE gene encoding 7-carboxy-7-deazaguanine synthase QueE, whose protein sequence is MFYPINEMFQTLQGEGYYTGVPAIFIRLQGCPVGCSWCDTKHTWEKRADRETSLGDILIKTVESDAWGDADAATLLRAIAEQGWTARHVVITGGEPAIYDLRPLTAALEEQGFQCQIETSGTHEIHCSGQTWVTVSPKVNMRGGYDVLDQALSRADEIKHPVARERDVEALDQLLAGVNDAKARIIALQPISRKEDATRLCIETCIARNWRLSMQTHKYLNIA, encoded by the coding sequence ATGTTCTACCCGATTAACGAAATGTTCCAGACGCTGCAGGGCGAAGGCTATTACACCGGCGTACCTGCTATCTTCATTCGCCTGCAGGGATGCCCGGTAGGCTGCAGCTGGTGCGATACCAAACATACCTGGGAAAAGCGGGCAGATCGGGAAACTTCGCTGGGCGATATTCTGATTAAAACGGTGGAAAGCGACGCCTGGGGCGACGCCGACGCGGCGACGCTGCTGCGCGCCATCGCAGAGCAGGGCTGGACGGCCCGGCACGTGGTTATCACCGGCGGTGAACCGGCGATCTACGACCTGCGTCCGTTGACCGCAGCCCTGGAAGAGCAGGGTTTCCAGTGCCAGATCGAAACCAGCGGCACGCATGAGATCCACTGTTCCGGACAGACCTGGGTGACCGTCTCGCCCAAGGTCAACATGCGCGGCGGCTACGACGTGCTGGATCAGGCGCTGAGCCGGGCCGATGAGATCAAACATCCGGTCGCCCGTGAGCGGGATGTGGAAGCGCTGGATCAGCTGCTGGCAGGCGTCAACGATGCCAAAGCGCGTATCATCGCGTTACAGCCGATCAGCCGCAAAGAGGATGCCACCCGGCTCTGCATTGAAACCTGCATTGCCCGCAACTGGCGTCTGTCGATGCAGACCCACAAATATCTCAATATTGCCTGA